Genomic DNA from Marinobacter sp. MDS2:
AATCGTAGCCCTGCTTGAGCAGAACAAATCTCTGAGCAAATACGTGGCGGCCTAATCGCCTAACCCCGAAGGATTGAACCTGCGCCACGGATGGCGCACTATCCTATTCTTCACTCAAACCGGATGTACCAAACACCCATGGGCTACCTCTTGCGCACTGGGCAGGCTGCATTATGGCTTGCTGGCACCTTGGCAACCCACACTGCCTTCGCTTCAAACCTTGAAAACCTGCACGAACATCCCGTTTGGCTCACGCTCGGCCACTATCACGAAAATCGTTTTGGTTCCGGCTACACCAGTCAGGCCGACGATCCTGCGTTTTTCCTGAGCGAGGGCGGCAAGACTAATCCCCAGGCAGAACTCGAAGCGACGCTTGCCGCCATACAACAGCCCGGCAAAGGTGACGACCACGCCCGGTGCCGCTTCCCTGCCCGGGATGCCTGGCTGCGTGACCAGCTCGACTTGCCCGAGGAACCAGTAAGCTGCCCGGCGTATGACGACTGGGCGGACACCTTGAATACTGAAAAAGTGACGCTTGTATTTGCCGCGTCCTACCTGAACAGCCCGTCGTCCATGTTTGGTCACACGTTTCTGCGACTAGACCCTCCCCAAGACGACAACGAAACTGATCTGCTGTTGGCAAATACCATCTCCTATGCCGCCGACGCGGCCGAACACGACAGCGAACTGCTGTTCGCCTATCGCGGCATCTTCGGAGGCTACCCGGGCATTACGGCGATCAAGCCTTATTACGAAATGATCCGCCTGTACAACGACATCGAACACCGGGATTTGTGGGAATACACCCTGAATCTGAGCCAGCAGGAAGTCGACACCATGCTGACCCACACCTGGGAAATTCAGGACAAGAACTTTGATTACTATTTCTTCGACGAAAACTGCGCCTACCGCTTACTGGCACTCATCGATGTGGCTCGCCCAGGCACAGACCTCTTAGAAGAAGTGAGCACTCACGCCATACCCTCCGATACGGTGCGCTGGGTGCGTGACAAAAACCTGGTAGAAAGCATCCATTACCGCCCGTCCGCCGCGACAGCGGTTAGCCACAGTCTGGAATCCCTGCCGGACGACCACCAAACCATTGCCGCTGCAATCGCCAACGGCTACGTGAAGGTAGGCGATCCGGAGGTACAACAACTGCCTGTCGGCGAAAAAGCCCGCTTGCTGGATGCCACCTACGACTACGTGCGCTACCAGAGCGAAGCCGACAATTGGCCGCGAGAGTTTGCGGCACCGTTATCGCACCAGCTGTTGGTTACCCGCAGCCAAATCGACAACGCCAAACCGATTCCCCCGGTGGCAGAACCAACCGTGCGAGACGACCAGGGCCACGACACATTCAGACTCAGCCTGAGTTCCGGCCAATTGGCTCACAACGAATTCACTGAACTGACCATCCGGCCGGCCTATCACGACGTCGTTGATCCCCCCGAAGGCTACCGAACCGGTGCGCAGCTGCAATTCCTGCGACTGGATGCACGGCTCTATCACGACAACGATGAACTGCAGGTCGAACAAATCACCGGCGTCGAAATACGCTCCTTGAGCCCCCGCAACCAGTTCTTCTCGCCCACGTCCTGGCAAGTCGGCTTCGGCGGCCGCCGCACCGACACGGGAACCCAGCGGGTGCTCGCGCCATATCTGGAAGGTGGAGCCGGAGGCAGCTGGAGCCTCGGCGACAACAGCCAAGTCTTCGCCCTGGCCACGGCTGATCTTGAAATCGACGATGACATCCGCCGCGGCTACGACTTTGCCCCGGGCGCAGACCTTGGCGTACTGCACCAAAGCCCCCGCGTCAGCCTACTGGGCGGAGTTAAAACCAAAGCGTGGATCGTCAGCAGCCAACACCGCCAAGACCAGCTCTACCTGAAAGCCAACTACCACATCGGCCGAGAATTCAGCCTATTCACCGAATTCACCCGAGAAGACCACTTCGACAGGTACCAAAGCACATGGCAGGCAGGCATCCACGCGTACTTCTGAGCCCAAAAACGCTCACCAGCGTTTTCTTGGTGTTTTTGGCACTGCTGCAAACCGGTTGCAGCAGTGTTTTCTTCTATCCAAACAACACCACCTACATCACCCCGGACCGACTCGAACTGGACTACGAAAACGTCTTCCTGAACACCCCCGACGGCGAAACCCTCCACGGCTGGTGGCTACTCGCTAAAACTGACGGCCCGCCAAAAGGCACCATTTACTACCTCCACGGCAACGCCCAAAACGTAAGTGCTCACATACTCAACATCGCCTGGCTGCCAGAGGAAGGCTACAACGTCTTCACCATAGACTACCGAGGCTACGGCCAATCCACCGGCGCTCCCGACATCGAAGGCGCCCTGCACGACGTAGAAACCGGCCTGCGCTGGCTTGCCGAACACCATACGGATCAACCGCTCTTCCTCCTCGGCCAAAGCCTCGGCGGCGCACTAGGGATTGCCCTTGCCAACGAATGGGTACAACGCAACGAACAACCCGAACTCAACGGCGTGATCCTGGACGGCACCTTCTCCGGCTTCCGCTACATCGCCCGCGAAAAACTCAACAACTTCTGGCTAACCTGGCCCGTCCAATACCCCCTGAGCTGGACCATCCCCGACGACTACGAAGGCGTCGATCGCATTGCAGGCATAGCACCCGTGCCGGTTATGATCATCCACAGCATCCGGGACGGCATCATCCCGTTCCACCACGGCACAAGGCTCTATGATGCCGCTGAACATCCCAAAGAATTTCTCCAGACGGACACCCCCCACGCAGCCACATTCGTGATTCCTGCGTACCGTGAGGCGGTTCTGGAGTTTATGGAGAAATGAAGTGCCACAAAAAGTGCACTTGCTAGGCAGCTGTAGCAGCCACACAGAGTCTGATGCGGAGGTTGGATGAGCCCTTCCCAAAAGTCTTGAGGGCCAAGGACGGCCCGAAAGAAGCGCACATGGATGTGCTCGTAGCGTCTTTTGGGAAGGGCTCATCCGGCCTCAGCACGACCCCCAAGCTAAACCGCATAGAAACGAAAAAACCCGCCAAAAGGCGGGTTTTCTCAAGACAAACCAGAAATCTTAGTCAGCGAATTCAGTTGCCTGCTCGCCTTCCTTAACTTCCTTCATCGACAGCTTAACGCGGCCACGGTTGTCCACATCCAGAACCTTAACCAGAACTTCCTGACCTTCGCTCAGCTCATCAGTCACGTTCTCGATACGACGCTCAGAGATCTGGGAAATGTGCACCAGACCATCCTTGCCAGGCAGAATGTTCACAAACGCACCGAAGTCCACAATCCGCTCAACGCGGCCCTTGTAGATAGCGCCCACTTCGATCTCAGCCGTGATTTCCTTAACACGATTCATCGCCGCCTGAGCCGCTTCACCGTTCTCGGCGTAGATCTTCACATTACCGTCGTCATCCAGATCGATAGACGCACCGGTCTCATCACAGATAGAACGGATAGTCGCGCCACCCTTACCGATCACGTCACGGATCTTGTCCGGATGGATCTTGATAGTGGTGATGCTCGGCGCACGATCAGACAGCTCGGTGCGCGGCTCGGAGATAACCTTGTTCATCTCGTCCAGGATGTGCAAACGCGCAGCCTGTGCCTGCTCAAGAGCAAGTTCCATGATCTCGTCAGTGATACCGTTGATCTTGATATCCATCTGCAGCGCAGTGATACCTTCTTTGGTACCCGCAACCTTGAAGTCCATGTCGCCCAAGTGATCTTCGTCACCGAGGATGTCGGTCAGAACAGCGAACTTCTCGCCTTCCTTAACCAGACCCATCGCAATACCGGCAACCGGTGCCTTGATCGGAACACCCGCGTCCATCAACGCAAGGCTGGAACCACATACGGAAGCCATAGAGCTGGAACCGTTGGATTCAGTGATCTCGGAAACCGAACGAATCGCATACGGGAACTCTTCAATAGTCGGCATAACCGCCAGAACACCACGCTTGGCCAAACGACCGTGGCCCACTTCACGACGACCCGGAGTACCTACACGGCCGGCTTCACCGACAGAGTACGGAGGGAAGTTGTAGTGGAACATGAACGGGTCTTTGCGCTCGCCTTCCAGTGCGTCAATGGTCTGAACGTCACGGGTGGTACCCAGAGTGGTGGTTACGATCGCCTGAGTTTCACCACGGGTGAACAGGGCAGAACCGTGAACAGAAGGCAGAATGCCCACTTCCACTTCGATCGGACGAACGGTCTTGTTGTCACGGCCATCGATACGCGGCTTGCCATCGATAACTTGCTGACGAACAACCGTCTTCTCAACTTTGCCGAAGTACTTCTTCACCAAGTCGGCAGAAGGCTGACCTTCTTCTTCACCGGCCAGCTTCTCAACGGCCGCAGCTTTGATTTCGCCCAGACGCTCGTAACGAGCCATCTTGTCGCGAATGGCATAAGCTTCTTCGATCTGCCCAACAAACTCCGCTTTGATCGCATCCAGCAGTCCGGTGTCTTCCGGCTCTGGCTGCCAATCCCAACGCGGCTTGCCGTTCTCGGCTGCAAATTCTTTGATCGCGTTGATCGCGGTCTGCATTTCTTGGTGAGCGTACAGAACGCCACCCAGCATCTGATCTTCAGACAGGCCTTTGGCTTCAGATTCAACCATCAGAACCGCTTCATCAGTACCGGCAACAACCATGTCCAGAAGAGAGGTTTCCAGCTCTTCGAAAGACGGGTTCAGGAAGTAACCTTTGTCGTTGGTGAAACCAACGCGCGCAGCACCGATCGGGCCGTCAAAAGGAATACCAGAGATTGCCAGGGCAGCAGAAGCGGCCAACATGGCGGCGATATCCGGGTCCTGCTTCTTGTCGGTCGACATAACCGTCAGAATCAACTGAACTTCGTTCATGAAGCCAGTCGGGAACAGAGGACGAATCGGACGGTCGATCAGACGCGAGGTCAGAGTTTCTTTCTCGGAAGGACGACCTTCACGCTTGAAGAAACCACCGGGGATTTTACCCGCAGCGTAAGTCTTCTCGGAGTAGTTAACGGTCAGCGGGAAGAAAGGCTGGCCCGGCTTCGCTTCACGGACACCAACAACGGTACCCAGAACGGAGGTATCACCACAGGTAACCACTACAGAACCGGTTGCCTGACGCGCTACACGGCCGGTTTCCAGTGTGAAGGTGTGTCCACCCATTTCAAATGTTTTCGTACGTGGTTGCAGATCCACAATTTACTCCTGCTTTCAACTGTTTAATACGTGGCTGATAACTGAACGATTCAGCATAGCCCGTGTTTTCCATTTATGCCGCAGCAGTCTGAACTGTGAACCAAAAGGCAACCCGTCTGAAAGCTAACAGGCTGTCGCAAAAACCCGGCAACGCCCCGGCTTTTCGACAACCTGCTTTCAATATCGGCTTTCCATTACGACAGGGAAAATCCTTTGGTGTCACGGACAAATCAACTGCAGCAGATGACCGCCTGGTTGCCTTACCAGCAAGCGCAGACAGCGGGGGAGAAAACTCGGCTGGCCACGGGAAACCCCGGGCCAGCCTTCAGGTCACTAAATCCGATTAGCGACGCAGACCCAAACGCTTGATCAACTCAAGGTAACGGTCAGCATTCTTACGCTTCAGGTAGTCCAGCAGCTTACGACGCTGGTTTACCATACGGATAAGACCACGGCGGGAATGGTGATCCTGCTTGTTGGCCTTAAAGTGATCCTGCAGCTTGTTGATGTTAGCGGTCAGCAGAGCCACCTGAACTTCAGGGGAACCGGTATCGCCTTCACCTTGCTGAAAATCGGTAACGATTTGAGCTTTCTCACTGGCAGAAAGTGCCATATTACACCTCATTGTTTGCGATGCTGAAAAATCCGGCCGAACCGCGCATCTCTACAGCCCGGCTACACAGCGGCAGCTTATCTGCCGTTGTTCTTGACCAGCCGACGAGGCACCAGCACGGTGTCTTCGCCTTCCGGTTGAGCTTCCGCCAGCCCGACAAAGGAATGGTTGCCGTAAACGCGCACAAATCCTTCAAAGGGCTGACCGGGTATTCTAACTGGTTGCCCGTTCAATATCGATACCAGCGCCGGGCCTGAAAGCCGGTGTTCCGGAAACATGGTCAGCGCACTTTCCGGTGGTAACAACAGCCCGTCAAGGCTTTCGTCACGCTCACGCATGGCTTCAAGGGTTTCGACATTCTGAACGTTTTCAAGGGTGTAACCCGCCGCCAAGGTACGACGCAAAGCAACCACATGCGCTCCGCAACCCAACTGTTCGCCAATGTCTTCGACTAATGAGCGGATGTACGTACCTTTGGTGCAGGTTACCGCCAGATCGAGCTCATTGTCGCGAACCGCAAGCAGCTTCAGTTCATAGATGGTAACGGGCCGTGCCGGGCGCTCAATCTCGATGCCTTCCCGGGCGTATTCATACAGAGGTTTGCCCTGATGCTTAAGCGCGGAATACATGGATGGAACCTGTTGAATGTCGCCCCGGAAGTTTTCCAGAACGGCTTCTACATCGGCTTCTGTAAGAGAGGGAACGGGCTTTTCTTCAACCACAGCGCCTTCGGAATCCCCGGTCTCTGTACGAACACCTAAACGGGCCGTGGTGATATAGGCCTTATCGCTGTCCAACATCGTCTGGGAAAACTTGGTGGCCTCACCGAAGCACAAAGGCAACACGCCAGTGGCCAACGGATCAAGCGCACCGGTATGGCCCGCTTTTGCGGCTCCATAGAGGCGCTTGACCTGCTGAAGAATACCGTTAGAAGTGACACCCTGGGGCTTATCGATCACCAGGATGCCATTTACGTCACGACCTTTACGTCTTCGACTCAAGCGTCTCGCTCCGAACTGTCCGTGTCAGTATCGTCACTGTCGTCTCGACTAACGGCAGGCTGATCACCCACAGCTTCGCGGATCAGCTGATCCAGCTTACGGCTATGGCCAAGCAAACTGTCGAAGTGGAAGCGCAGCATGGGTACGACCCGCAACTTCATCGCACGCGCCACTTGGCCTCGCAAAAATCCGGATGCTTTATTCAGCACTTTCAGGGACTCCTGAACTTCCGGAGATTGCTCGGTTAGCTCTTCGGTCGACAACAGCGAAACGTAGATATCCGCATAGCCCAAATCACGGCTGACTTTGACATCATTCACCGTGATCATGCCAACGCGAGGGTCTTTCACCTCGCGCTGGATGATCTGGGCCAGCTCACGTTGCATCTGATCGCCAATGCGATCGATGCGACTGTAATCCCGTGCCATTAGGCCCCCGTAGATTCGAGCTGACGTTCAACGCGAACGCGATCGAAGACTTCGATCTGGTCGCCCACTTTCACATCGTAACCCTTAACACCGATACCACATTCCATACCGTTACGTACTTCTTGTACGTCGTCTTTGAAGCGGCGCAGTGATTCCAGCTCGCCTTCAAAGATCACTACGTTGTCACGCAGTACACGGATCGGCTTGTTGCGGTAGACATTACCCTCGGTAACCATACAGCCAGCAACCTGACCGAACTTCGGTGAACGGAATACATCACGCACATCGGCAATACCAACGATGTCTTCGCGGAATTCCGGCTTCAGCATGCCCGTCAGAGCCGCTTTAACGTCATCCAGCATGTTATAGATGATGCTGTAGTAACGCAGGTCCAGGCCTTCCTTCTCGACCAAACGCTTCGCCGCTGTATCAGCACGAACGTTAAAGCCGAAGATAACCGCGTTGGTAGCCATGGCCAGGCTGATATCGGTTTCAGCGATACCGCCGACACCGGATGACACAACCTTGACCTGAACTTCGTCGTTACCCATATCACGCAAGGCTTTGGTGATCGCCTCAAGGGTACCGCGTACGTCGGTTTTCAGAACAACGTTGAGGGTCTTAACCTCATCCTTGCCCATGTTTTCAAACATATTCTCAAGCTTGGCGGCTTGCTGACGCTGCAGACGGTTCTCGCGCTCGCGAGTCTGACGCAATTCGGCCAGCTCTTTGGCCTTCTTCTCGTCGGAAACGGCGTAGAACTCGTCACCGGCATCCGGCGTACCGTTCAAGCCCAGGATCTCAACCGGGATTGAAGGGCCCGCAGACTTAACCTGTTTACCGGCTTCGTTAGTCATGGCACGAACCTTACCGAAGAAGGAACCGGCAACAACCATCTCACCCTGGCGCAAAGTACCGTTCTGAACCAGAACCGTCGCAACCGAACCACGACCCCGCTCCAGGCTGGATTCAACAACCACACCTTTCGCAGACGCGTCTGGAGAAGCTTCCAGTTCGAGCACTTCGGCCTGAAGCAATACAGCTTCAAGCAGATTGTCGATACCAGAACCGGTATGCGCGGAAACCGGTACGAACTGAACATCACCGCCCCAGTCTTCAGGAATAACATCCAAAGCCGACAGTTCGGTTTTGATGCGGTCAGGATCGGCTTCTTCTTTGTCCATCTTGTTGATGGCAACAACCAAAGGAACACCGGCTGATTTGGCGTGTTCAACCGCTTCTTTAGTTTGTGGCATCACACCGTCATCGGCCGCTACAACCAGAATGACGATATCGGTGCACTGAGCACCGCGAGCACGCATCGCCGTGAAGGCTGCGTGGCCCGGGGTATCCAGGAAGGACACCATGCCGTGATCGGTTTCAACGTGGTAGGCACCAATGTGCTGGGTAATACCACCGGATTCGCCAGCCGCCACTTTGGTGCGACGAATGTAATCAAGCAGCGAGGTTTTACCGTGGTCAACGTGACCCATCACGCTCACAACCGGAGCACGCTTGATCTTTTCTTTGCCTTCGTCCTGATCAGTGATGTTGCTCAGCACTTCTTCTTCAAGTGCGTCGTCACTGATACTAACCGGCTTGTGACCCAACTCTTCCGTCACCAGGATCGCAGTTTCCTGATCCAGAGGCTGGTTGATGGTGGCCATCACGCCCATTCCCATCAGAGTCTTGATGACATCAGCGGCTTTAACAGCCATACGCTGGGCGAGATCACCAACAGTGATCGTTTCGGGAATCTGTACTTCTCTTACCATGGGCTTGGTTGGCCTCTCGAAAGCATGACGCTTTTCTTTCGTTTTCTTTTTGGCCCGTAGCTGTTTGCGAGGAACGGTATCGTCATCCTCGGAAATCACCAGAGGCTCCTCTGGTCGGCTACGTGGACCGCGATGGCCAGCCTGCTTCTTCTTAGGCTTGCCGTCATCATCATCGCCGCGCTCACGCCCTTTCTCTTTCTTTTTCTTCGGCTTGCGATCCCGTCCATCGTCTTCTGGCGGAGGCATCGGAATGTCCTCGGGCGCAGTTTCAACGGCTGGCTCTGGCTCTTTCGCTTCAGGCGCTTTCGGCGCTTCTGCAGCTTCAACCTGCTCTTTCGGCGCTTCGGTTTCTGGCTGAGCTGGTGTTTGCTCAGCAGCCACTTGCGGCGTTTCTTGTGGAGCTGGCTCTTGCGCGACCGGCTGTTCTACAGGCTCTGTCGGCTTTGGCGCTTCGGCTTCCGGCTCAGGCTGCAGTTCGGCACGCTTGATGTACGTACGACGCTTGCGCACTTCCACATTAACGGTTTTGGCTTTGCCCGCTTTCAACGTGGTGGTTGTCTTGCGCTTGAGCGTGATCTTCCGCGGCTCTGCTTCGTCATCGCCGTGGCTCTTTCTCAGATAATCCAGCAACTGCTGTTTCTCATCGCTAGACACAGCATCGTTTTCGCTACGGGCTTGTAGCCCGGCTTCAACGATCTGCTTCAGCAAACGATCCACGGGAGCGCCTACATCTGCGGCCAGTTGTTTTACCGTTACATCAGTCATACTGGTCCTCCTCTCCCGAATCAGGCCTGGTCTTCAAACCAGGGTGCACGTGCCGTCATAATCAACTGACCTGCACGCTCTTCATCAACACCTTCGATCTCAAGCAGATCATCAACTGATTGCTCTGCGAGATCTTCCATCGTGCGAACGCCCATACCGGCAAGCTTGAACGCCAGTGCCCGCTCCATGCCTTCCATTTCCAGCAGGTCTTCAGCAGGCTCTGCACCTTCAAGGGCTTCTTCACCGGCCAAGGCCTGATTGAGCAGGGCATCTTTGGCACGCTTACGAAGTTCCGTCACGGTGTCTTCATCCAGACCATCGATGGCCAGCATTTCTTCCATCGGTACGTAGGCCACTTCTTCAATAGAAGAGAAGCCTTCTTCGATCAGGACACTTGCAAACTCTTCATCAACATCAAGATGCTTGGTGAAG
This window encodes:
- the truB gene encoding tRNA pseudouridine(55) synthase TruB, yielding MSRRRKGRDVNGILVIDKPQGVTSNGILQQVKRLYGAAKAGHTGALDPLATGVLPLCFGEATKFSQTMLDSDKAYITTARLGVRTETGDSEGAVVEEKPVPSLTEADVEAVLENFRGDIQQVPSMYSALKHQGKPLYEYAREGIEIERPARPVTIYELKLLAVRDNELDLAVTCTKGTYIRSLVEDIGEQLGCGAHVVALRRTLAAGYTLENVQNVETLEAMRERDESLDGLLLPPESALTMFPEHRLSGPALVSILNGQPVRIPGQPFEGFVRVYGNHSFVGLAEAQPEGEDTVLVPRRLVKNNGR
- the infB gene encoding translation initiation factor IF-2, with the translated sequence MTDVTVKQLAADVGAPVDRLLKQIVEAGLQARSENDAVSSDEKQQLLDYLRKSHGDDEAEPRKITLKRKTTTTLKAGKAKTVNVEVRKRRTYIKRAELQPEPEAEAPKPTEPVEQPVAQEPAPQETPQVAAEQTPAQPETEAPKEQVEAAEAPKAPEAKEPEPAVETAPEDIPMPPPEDDGRDRKPKKKKEKGRERGDDDDGKPKKKQAGHRGPRSRPEEPLVISEDDDTVPRKQLRAKKKTKEKRHAFERPTKPMVREVQIPETITVGDLAQRMAVKAADVIKTLMGMGVMATINQPLDQETAILVTEELGHKPVSISDDALEEEVLSNITDQDEGKEKIKRAPVVSVMGHVDHGKTSLLDYIRRTKVAAGESGGITQHIGAYHVETDHGMVSFLDTPGHAAFTAMRARGAQCTDIVILVVAADDGVMPQTKEAVEHAKSAGVPLVVAINKMDKEEADPDRIKTELSALDVIPEDWGGDVQFVPVSAHTGSGIDNLLEAVLLQAEVLELEASPDASAKGVVVESSLERGRGSVATVLVQNGTLRQGEMVVAGSFFGKVRAMTNEAGKQVKSAGPSIPVEILGLNGTPDAGDEFYAVSDEKKAKELAELRQTRERENRLQRQQAAKLENMFENMGKDEVKTLNVVLKTDVRGTLEAITKALRDMGNDEVQVKVVSSGVGGIAETDISLAMATNAVIFGFNVRADTAAKRLVEKEGLDLRYYSIIYNMLDDVKAALTGMLKPEFREDIVGIADVRDVFRSPKFGQVAGCMVTEGNVYRNKPIRVLRDNVVIFEGELESLRRFKDDVQEVRNGMECGIGVKGYDVKVGDQIEVFDRVRVERQLESTGA
- the pnp gene encoding polyribonucleotide nucleotidyltransferase, whose amino-acid sequence is MQPRTKTFEMGGHTFTLETGRVARQATGSVVVTCGDTSVLGTVVGVREAKPGQPFFPLTVNYSEKTYAAGKIPGGFFKREGRPSEKETLTSRLIDRPIRPLFPTGFMNEVQLILTVMSTDKKQDPDIAAMLAASAALAISGIPFDGPIGAARVGFTNDKGYFLNPSFEELETSLLDMVVAGTDEAVLMVESEAKGLSEDQMLGGVLYAHQEMQTAINAIKEFAAENGKPRWDWQPEPEDTGLLDAIKAEFVGQIEEAYAIRDKMARYERLGEIKAAAVEKLAGEEEGQPSADLVKKYFGKVEKTVVRQQVIDGKPRIDGRDNKTVRPIEVEVGILPSVHGSALFTRGETQAIVTTTLGTTRDVQTIDALEGERKDPFMFHYNFPPYSVGEAGRVGTPGRREVGHGRLAKRGVLAVMPTIEEFPYAIRSVSEITESNGSSSMASVCGSSLALMDAGVPIKAPVAGIAMGLVKEGEKFAVLTDILGDEDHLGDMDFKVAGTKEGITALQMDIKINGITDEIMELALEQAQAARLHILDEMNKVISEPRTELSDRAPSITTIKIHPDKIRDVIGKGGATIRSICDETGASIDLDDDGNVKIYAENGEAAQAAMNRVKEITAEIEVGAIYKGRVERIVDFGAFVNILPGKDGLVHISQISERRIENVTDELSEGQEVLVKVLDVDNRGRVKLSMKEVKEGEQATEFAD
- the rbfA gene encoding 30S ribosome-binding factor RbfA, with translation MARDYSRIDRIGDQMQRELAQIIQREVKDPRVGMITVNDVKVSRDLGYADIYVSLLSTEELTEQSPEVQESLKVLNKASGFLRGQVARAMKLRVVPMLRFHFDSLLGHSRKLDQLIREAVGDQPAVSRDDSDDTDTDSSERDA
- a CDS encoding DUF4105 domain-containing protein, giving the protein MGYLLRTGQAALWLAGTLATHTAFASNLENLHEHPVWLTLGHYHENRFGSGYTSQADDPAFFLSEGGKTNPQAELEATLAAIQQPGKGDDHARCRFPARDAWLRDQLDLPEEPVSCPAYDDWADTLNTEKVTLVFAASYLNSPSSMFGHTFLRLDPPQDDNETDLLLANTISYAADAAEHDSELLFAYRGIFGGYPGITAIKPYYEMIRLYNDIEHRDLWEYTLNLSQQEVDTMLTHTWEIQDKNFDYYFFDENCAYRLLALIDVARPGTDLLEEVSTHAIPSDTVRWVRDKNLVESIHYRPSAATAVSHSLESLPDDHQTIAAAIANGYVKVGDPEVQQLPVGEKARLLDATYDYVRYQSEADNWPREFAAPLSHQLLVTRSQIDNAKPIPPVAEPTVRDDQGHDTFRLSLSSGQLAHNEFTELTIRPAYHDVVDPPEGYRTGAQLQFLRLDARLYHDNDELQVEQITGVEIRSLSPRNQFFSPTSWQVGFGGRRTDTGTQRVLAPYLEGGAGGSWSLGDNSQVFALATADLEIDDDIRRGYDFAPGADLGVLHQSPRVSLLGGVKTKAWIVSSQHRQDQLYLKANYHIGREFSLFTEFTREDHFDRYQSTWQAGIHAYF
- the rpsO gene encoding 30S ribosomal protein S15, which gives rise to MALSASEKAQIVTDFQQGEGDTGSPEVQVALLTANINKLQDHFKANKQDHHSRRGLIRMVNQRRKLLDYLKRKNADRYLELIKRLGLRR
- a CDS encoding alpha/beta hydrolase, which produces MAGRHPRVLLSPKTLTSVFLVFLALLQTGCSSVFFYPNNTTYITPDRLELDYENVFLNTPDGETLHGWWLLAKTDGPPKGTIYYLHGNAQNVSAHILNIAWLPEEGYNVFTIDYRGYGQSTGAPDIEGALHDVETGLRWLAEHHTDQPLFLLGQSLGGALGIALANEWVQRNEQPELNGVILDGTFSGFRYIAREKLNNFWLTWPVQYPLSWTIPDDYEGVDRIAGIAPVPVMIIHSIRDGIIPFHHGTRLYDAAEHPKEFLQTDTPHAATFVIPAYREAVLEFMEK